From the Platichthys flesus chromosome 6, fPlaFle2.1, whole genome shotgun sequence genome, one window contains:
- the si:dkeyp-73b11.8 gene encoding BPTI/Kunitz domain-containing protein, giving the protein MKHLLLLGLAFAAIHVSDSIIPDFCILDPDLGDGTSFIHSIYFNQRTDRCEPFIYSGSGGNANRFEKERDCMRNCSVKAESIYPIDETKACHLKKDSGQCKNQLLRYYYDSVHDKCKKFLWTGCIGNGNRFFSYESCNHTCDGIHDDGDEMEEEEPDTPIAIICGVLLALIIIAIITTVVVLTVQSKKKNPKTKAGGKNKDPKSDVPLQEAALEMA; this is encoded by the exons ATGAAGCACCTTCTGCTGTTGGGGCTGGCTTTTGCCGCAATCCACGTCAGCGATTCAATCATTCCAG ACTTCTGTATATTGGACCCAGATTTAGGTGATGGCACAAGCTTCATTCATTCAATCTATTTCAATCAACGCACCGATCGCTGCGAGCCGTTCATATACTCAGGGAGCGGAGGAAACGCCAACcgttttgaaaaagaaagagattgcATGAGAAACTGCTCTGTCAAGGCAGAAAGTATCTACCCCATTGATG AGACGAAGGCTTGTCACTTGAAGAAGGACTCAGGTCAATGTAAAAATCAGCTTCTGAGATACTATTATGATTCCGTTCATGACAAATGCAAAAAGTTCCTATGGACTGGTTGCATTGGAAACGGAAACCGATTTTTCTCCTATGAAAGCTGCAATCACACCTGTGATGGAATCCACG atgatggtgatgaaatggaggaggaggagccagacaCTCCTATTG CGATCATCTGCGGAGTTTTGCTTGCTCTCATTATCATCGCCATCATTACAACTGTGGTCGTCTTGACAGTTCAATCAAA GAAAAAGAACCCCAAGACGAAGgcaggaggaaaaaataaagatcCAAAGTCTGATGTACCTCTTCAGGAAGCGGCATTGGAAATGGCATAG
- the man2c1 gene encoding alpha-mannosidase 2C1 gives MYHQPVLKNRRTLLERAEKFVSDIYFTDCNLRGRLYGDSCPLESLASSLSAKRITFTEASQQNFGPYRVGDTFGPTWWTCWFKLTLNIPESWRGREVHLLWESDGEAMVWRDGQPVQGLTKEGEKTSYILSACLKDEEPHSVSLYVEMACNGLFGAGKGSMIAAPDPNRKFSVQRAELVIFNRDVRELLTDFEMLIDIVKELGEGEQRGYQALFTVNEMVNLCVPSDPSTFPRTHSLAQKFFSQRNGESQHIVHAMGHCHIDSAWLWPYEETIRKCGRSWVTVIRLMETNPDFVFTCSQAQQFQWVKSWYPGLFSQIQHFVKKGQFIPVGGTWVEMDGNLPSGESMVRQFLEGQRFFNQEFGIHCKEFWLPDTFGYSAQLPQIMQGFGISNFLTQKLSWNLVNTFPHNTFFWEGLDGSKVLTHFPPGNSYEMKGKIEELVKTMKNNKDKGRANHSAMLFGFGDGGGGPTQLMLDRLNRVRDTDGLPKVQTSSPDKLFSELRADSDLLCTWSGELFLELHNGTYTTEAQIKRGNRQCETLLHDVEVASCLALCREPTFKYPVEKLRKLWRLLLLNQFHDVIPGSCIEMVVEDALRYYEDIRSGCTSLLREACGALASKGNGAGVFNSLSWERQEVIQTQEGAGEPDLALVTVPSVGSAPITNTEPVTPVSVTVQANGAVVLENGILQTVVNTDGTLASLYLINENREAISDSCHGNQFVMFDDVPLYWDAWDVMDYHLQTRKPVLEVVQPVQVTSPGGLRGSVSFTLRISDKSTITQTIVMDAMCPYIKFSTEVKWAESHKFLKVEFPVRVHSPNATYEIQFGHLQRPTHRNTSWDWARFEVWGHKWADLSEHNFGVALLNDCKYGYSVHKNTMTLSLLRAPKAPDANADMGTHRFTYAIMPHKGSFQDASVIQCAYNLNFPLRLIQCTPDPAPWSAFSVSAEAVILETVKQAEDRKGALVVRLFESHGSSVTATLRTALPVREAWRCDLMERQDPTQPAAITSGGIALNFSPFQIVSLLLIL, from the exons ATGTATCACCAGCCCGTGCTGAAGAACCGGCGCACCCTCCTGGAGAGAGCAGAGAAGTTCGTCTCGGACATTTATTTCACCGACTGTAATCTGAGAGGACG ACTCTATGGAGACTCCTGTCCACTGGAATCTCTCGCCTCCTCCCTGTCTGCTAAACGGATCACATTCACAGAAGCCTCCCAGCAGAACTTTGGACCTTATCGAGTGGGCGACACCTTTGGACCAAC GTGGTGGACCTGCTGGTTCAAGTTGACCCTGAACATCCCTGAGtcgtggagagggagagaggttcACCTCCTGTGGGAAAGTGATGGGGAAGCAATGGTGTGGAGAGATGGGCAGCCAGTGCAG GGCTTGACCAAAGAGGGTGAAAAGACGAGTTACATCCTCTCTGCTTGTCTGAAAGATGAAGAACCGCACAG CGTGTCCCTTTATGTAGAGATGGCCTGTAACGGGCTTTTCGGAGCTGGTAAGGGCTCCATGATTGCAGCTCCAGACCCGAACAGGAAGTTTTCTGTGCAGAGAGCTGAGCTGGTGATCTTTAACCGTGACGTCAGGGAGCTGCTGACTGACTTTGAGATGCTTATTGACATTGTGAAG GAACTAGGGGAGGGCGAGCAGCGAGGCTACCAGGCCCTGTTCACTGTGAATGAGATGGTCAACCTGTGTGTCCCCTCCGATCCCAGCACTTTCCCCAGAACACACAGTCTGGCTCAGAAGTTCTTCAGTCAGCGGAACGGAGAAAGCCAGCACATCGTCCATGCGATGGGTCACTGCCACATAGACTCAG CCTGGCTGTGGCCCTATGAAGAGACCATCCGTAAATGTGGCAGAAGCTGGGTGACTGTGATCCGTTTGATGGAGACGAACCCCGACTTTGTGTTCACTTGCTCTCAG GCTCAGCAGTTCCAGTGGGTGAAGAGCTGGTACCCAGGACTCTTCTCCCAGATCCAGCATTTTGTGAAGAAAGGCCAGTTCATTCCAGTTGGAGGAACGTGGGTGGAGATG GATGGAAATCTGCCCTCAGGTGAGTCCATGGTCAGACAGTTCCTGGAGGGCCAGCGCTTTTTCAACCAGGAGTTTGGGATCCACTGTAAAGAG TTCTGGCTACCGGACACATTTGGCTACTCCGCCCAGCTTCCTCAAATTATGCAGGGATTTGGCATTTCCAACTTTTTGACACAGAAGCTGAGCTGGAACCTGGTCAACACTTTTCCT CACAACACATTCTTCTGGGAAGGCCTTGATGGGTCCAAGGTTTTAACACACTTCCCACCAGGAAATTCATACGAAATGAAGGGCAAGATCGAAGAA CTTGTGAAAACAATGAAGAATAACAAAGACAAGGGCAGGGCCAACCACAGTGCGATGCTGTTTGGTTTCGGTGACGGCGGGGGCGGACCCACACAGCTGATGCTGGACAGACTGAACCGGGTCCGGGACACAGACGGGCTTCCAAA AGTCCAGACGTCTTCTCCCGACAAGCTTTTCTCTGAGCTTCGCGCTGACTCAGATCTGCTGTGTACCTGGAGCGGTGAGCTCTTCCTGGAGCTGCACAACGGCACCTACACCACAGAGGCACAG attaAACGAGGGAACCGTCAGTGTGAGACCCTCCTCCACGATGTGGAGGTAGCCAGCTGCCTGGCTCTGTGTCGGGAGCCCACATTTAAGTATCCGGTGGAAAAGCTGCGGAAGCTGTGGAG GCTGCTTCTTCTAAACCAGTTCCATGACGTGATCCCCGGCAGCTGTATAGAGATGGTTGTGGAGGATGCACTCAGGTATTATGAAG ATATCCGCAGTGGTTGTACTTCACTGCTGCGTGAGGCATGTGGAGCCCTGGCGTCCAAAGGAAACGGTGCCGGAGTGTTCAACTCTCTGTCGTGGGAGCGTCAGGAAGTCATCCAGACTCAGGAAGGCGCTGGTGAACCGGATCTGG CCCTGGTGACAGTTCCCAGTGTGGGTTCAGCTCCCATCACAAACACGGAGCCTGTGACGCCAGTCTCTGTCACTGTTCAG GCCAACGGAGCTGTCGTCCTGGAGAACGGGATCTTACAGACGGTCGTGAACACAGACGGCACTCTGGCGTCGCTGTATCTGATCAATGAAAACAG AGAAGCCATCTCTGACAGCTGTCATGGGAACCAGTTTGTCATGTTCGATGACGTCCCCCTCTACTGGGATGCTTGGGATGTAATGGACTACCATCTTCAGACAAG GAAGCCGGTGTTGGAGGTGGTGCAGCCCGTCCAGGTGACGTCCCCAGGTGGACTGCGGGGCAGCGTCAGCTTCACCCTCAGGATCAGTGACAAAAGCACCATCACGCAGACGATCGTCATGGACGCCATGTGTCCTTACATCAAATTCAGCACAGAG GTGAAGTGGGCAGAGTCACACAAGTTTCTCAAGGTGGAATTCCCAGTGCGAGTGCACAGCCCCAACGCCACGTATGAGATCCAGTTTGGCCACCTGcagagacccacacacagaaacacctcATGGGACTGGGCCAGATTTGAG GTTTGGGGTCATAAGTGGGCCGACTTGTCAGAGCACAACTTCGGGGTTGCGCTGCTGAACGACTGCAAATACGGTTACTCAGTCCATAAGAACACAATGACTCTGTCCCT ACTGAGAGCCCCGAAGGCCCCAGACGCCAACGCTGACATGGGGACTCATCGCTTCACATATGCAATCATGCCACACAAAG GATCCTTCCAAGATGCCTCTGTAATCCAGTGTGCGTACAACCTCAACTTCCCGTTGAGGTTAATCCAGTGCACCCCCGACCCTGCACCGTGGAGCGCCTTTTCTGTCAGCGCCGAAGCCGTCATCCTGGAAACCGTTAAGCAG GCCGAGGACCGGAAGGGGGCATTGGTAGTCCGACTCTTTGAGTCACATGGGAGCAGCGTGACGGCAACGCTCCGCACCGCCCTTCCAGTGAGGGAAGCCTGGCG TTGTGACCTCATGGAGAGACAGGACCCCACCCAGCCAGCGGCCATTACGTCAGGAGGGATCGCTCTGAACTTCAGCCCCTTTCAAATTGTTTCACTTCTCCTCATCCTGTGA
- the neil1 gene encoding endonuclease 8-like 1 isoform X2: MPEGPELHLASLYVNKMCNGVVFTGAVRKSEVSKSPEVPFTCEAYRITAASRGKEVKLTLTPVKSEGPEQAAQTEQADLPMDIVFRFGMSGYFRFTTDDELPKHSHLRFYSKETPCRVLSFVDTRRFGSWQPNGTWQPDRGPCIMFEYKSFRENVVSHLSDRAFDRPICETLLNQKYFNGIGNYLRAEILFRLNIPPFVPARTVLEGLGSEDSCESGDCVKKENKKSPDRAKKQVVKEEAADLLRLCHTVPLEVVNQGGKGYDPEKADYTDFKAWLQCYYVEGMKSIRDHNGRTMWFNGDPGPMAPKDPKSPKAKRKVKKEDDHDYTQKKKVAKSRSESTTKKKVVKQETAAKTPKKEKDARPQEARIKKEKAQSVKVKREATEMARSRKSSPAGVLRRSCRSTRQNSK; this comes from the exons ATGCCTGAGGGACCGGAGCTCCACCTCGCCAGCCTCTATGTGAACAAAATGTGTAATGGGGTGGTGTTTACTGGAGCGGTCCGAAAATCTGAAGTCAGCAAGAGCCCTGAGGTGCCCTTCACCTGCGAGGCCTACCGCATCACAGCTGCTTCCAGAGGGAAGGAAGTGAAGCTCACACTGACGCCCGTAAAGAGTGAAGGACCCGAACAGGCAgcgcagacagaacaggccGACCTGCCCATGGATATTGTCTTTCGCTTTGGCATGTCGGGATATTTCCGCTTCACCACAGACGATGAGCTACCCAAACACTCCCACTTGCGTTTTTATTCCAAAGAGACGCCGTGCAGAGTGCTGAGCTTCGTGGATACACGCAGGTTTGGCAGCTGGCAGCCCAATGGGACTTGGCAGCCTGACAGAGGGCCATGCATCATGTTTGAGTACAAAAGCTTCAG GGAGAATgttgtgtctcatctgtccgACCGGGCCTTCGATAGGCCCATCTGTGAAACCCTGCTCAATCAGAAGTACTTCAACGGCATCGGGAACTATCTGAGGGCTGAAATCCTATTCAG GTTGAACATTCCGCCTTTCGTGCCGGCCAGGACTGTACTGGAAGGCCTTGGGTCAGAAGATTCATGCGAAAGTGGTGACTGTGTGAAAAAGGAGAACAAAAAG AGCCCTGACAGAGCAAAAAAACAGGTGGTGAAAGAGGAGGCGGCGGACCTGCTCAGACTGTGTCACACAGTCCCTCTGGAGGTGGTGAACCAAG GGGGAAAAGGCTATGATCCTGAGAAGGCGGACTACACTGACTTTAAGGCATGGCTGCAGTGTTACTACGTGGAGGGAATGAAATCTATCCGGGACCACAATGGCAGAACGATGTGGTTCAAC GGCGATCCAGGCCCCATGGCTCCTAAAG ATCCAAAGTCACCCAAGGCAAAGAGGAAAGTGAAGAAGGAAGACGACCATGATtacacacagaagaaaaag GTGGCCAAGAGTCGCTCTGAAagcacaacaaagaaaaaagtggTCAAACAGGAAACGGCTGCCAAAAcaccaaagaaagaaaaagatgcaCGTCCTCAGGAAGCCAGgataaagaaggaaaaagcacaGAGCGTTAAGGTGAAGCGTGAAGCGACAGAGATGGCACGTAGCAGGAAGAGCAGTCCTGCAG GCGTGCTGAGGCGGAGCTGCAGATCTACCAGAcaaaacagcaaataa
- the ca12 gene encoding carbonic anhydrase 12 isoform X2 gives MSIKAGSETGNPPALHRGEHRAATRGCAEGTDMKSVSVSSIVFLQLTLCAVLHGAKWTYSGPEGEPHWSNHYPFCGGAFQSPIDIKSDLLRFDPSLRPIEVHNYNLSPNEQLTLGNNGHSVQISLPSKMHISSLPHRYTAAQLHFHWGSSGRPTGSEHMVNSRQFPAEMHVVHFNSDKYPNMSMAVDKSDGLAVLGVLIEVGEFNPAFDQFLKFVNGIKYRDQRVQVPGFNVRALLPARLDEYYRYDGSLTTPPCYPSVLWTLFRNHVTISRKQFQALATALFSSHAQESAPVPLNGNYRKPQHADSRVVLVSFKEADLSWMDTGLLVPILVGSALGLVLIVSLICCILRQIRFAAEQDKERESDEFGSRV, from the exons ATGAGTATAAAAGCCGGTTCGGAGACTGGAAACCCTCCTGCTCTGCACCGGGGCGAACACCGAGCTGCCACACGAGGGTGCGCTGAGGGAACCGACATGAAGTCTGTGAGCGTCTCATCCATCGTGTTCCTGCAGCTGACTCTCTGCGCTGTGCTGCACG GAGCCAAATGGACATACAGTG GGCCAGAAGGAGAGCCCCACTGGTCCAACCATTACCCATTTTGTGGTGGAGCTTTCCAGTCTCCAATCGACATCAAGTCAGATTTGCTGAGGTTCGACCCCAGTTTGCGTCCGATCGAGGTTCATAACTACAACCTGTCGCCCAATGAGCAGCTCACTCTTGGAAATAATGGACATTCTG TGCAGATCTCCCTGCCCTCGAAGATGCACATCTCCAGCCTGCCGCATCGTTACACCGCAGCTCAACTGCACTTCCACTGGGGCTCCTCCGGCCGACCTACTGGATCTGAACACATGGTGAACAGTCGACAGTTCCCAGCCGAG ATGCATGTGGTCCACTTCAATTCAGACAAGTACCCCAACATGTCCATGGCTGTGGACAAATCCGACGGCCTGGCGGTGCTGGGTGTCCTGATCGAG GTTGGTGAGTTCAATCCTGCCTTTGACCAGTTCCTGAAGTTCGTCAATGGGATTAAATACAGAG ACCAGCGAGTGCAGGTACCCGGCTTCAACGTCAGAGCGCTTCTGCCTGCACGCTTGGACGAGTATTATCGCTACGATGGGTCACTGACAACTCCTCCGTGTTACCCTAGCGTGCTGTGGACACTGTTCAGGAACCATGTGACCATATCTCGCAAACAG TTTCAGGCCCTGGCGACGgccctcttctcctcccatgCCCAGGAGTCAGCCCCCGTGCCACTGAACGGCAACTACAGGAAACCACAGCACGCGGACAGCCGAGTCGTCCTGGTTTCCTTTAAGGAGG CTGATCTTTCTTGGATGGACACTG GTTTACTGGTTCCCATTCTGGTGGGCTCTGCACTGGGACTTGTTCTCATTGTCTCTTTAATATGCTGTATATTAAGGCAAATAAG ATTTGCTGCTGAgcaggacaaagagagagagagcgacgaGTTCGGCTCCAGGGTGTAG
- the commd4 gene encoding COMM domain-containing protein 4 — translation MRFRFCGDLDCPDWVLAEISTLAKISSVKMKLLCAQVLKELLGEGIDFDKVAKLTADAKFESGDIKASVAVLSFILSSAAKHDVDSESLSSELQQLGLPKEHTTGLCKSYEDKHSALQDKLRETSLRLGRLEAVSWRVDYTLSSSELREVNEPVIQLKLQAQGAESGCTDTTVVSVSADKFRVLLAELKQAQAMMNELQ, via the exons ATG CGGTTCCGCTTCTGTGGAGATCTGGACTGTCCGGACTGGGTGCTGGCCGAGATCAGCACATTAGCGAAAATC TCTAGTGTCAAGATGAAACTCCTGTGTGCTCAAGTGCTGAAGGAGTTACTTGGGGAGGGAATTGAT tttgacaaGGTCGCAAAGCTCACTGCAGATGCAAAGTTTG AGAGCGGGGACATCAAAGCCAGTGTGGCGGTGCTCAGCTTCATTCTCTCCAGTGCAGCAAAGCATGATGTTGACAGTGAGTCGCTGTccagtgagctgcagcagctcggccTTCCTAAAG AACACACAACGGGACTCTGCAAATCATATGAAGACAAGCACTCGGCGCTGCAAGACAAACTACGAGAGACCAGCCTGAGAT TGGGACGGCTGGAGGCGGTTTCTTGGCGGGTAGACTACACTCTGAGCTCCAGTGAGCTCAGGGAGGTAAATGAACCAGTAATTCAGCTGAAACTCCAGGCACAGGGAGCCGAGTCCGGCTGCACTGACACGACCGTTGTCTCGGTTTCAGCTGACAAGTTCAGAGTGTTGCTCGCAG AGCTCAAACAAGCCCAGGCAATGATGAATGAACTACAATGA
- the ca12 gene encoding carbonic anhydrase 12 isoform X1, with protein MSIKAGSETGNPPALHRGEHRAATRGCAEGTDMKSVSVSSIVFLQLTLCAVLHGAKWTYSGPEGEPHWSNHYPFCGGAFQSPIDIKSDLLRFDPSLRPIEVHNYNLSPNEQLTLGNNGHSVQISLPSKMHISSLPHRYTAAQLHFHWGSSGRPTGSEHMVNSRQFPAEMHVVHFNSDKYPNMSMAVDKSDGLAVLGVLIEVGEFNPAFDQFLKFVNGIKYRDQRVQVPGFNVRALLPARLDEYYRYDGSLTTPPCYPSVLWTLFRNHVTISRKQFQALATALFSSHAQESAPVPLNGNYRKPQHADSRVVLVSFKEGRGLHATLTVTSPLTRKRVVQQLLVGDLADLADEGLYQLLPSFSEKLHAGRKKDLKNQQSQSLAKSKQWTLNPSLRKKSQTKQSVGKLGLAEDALCYVSLEQRVLHQLQRSHSENQLVHTLRDEIFPNLNLHSYLDCRSDLAIPTIRHILKGRPTDEAFELDRSLTKALMYSKKPHTETKETVPKRNHGSLSPATVPGKPHSQGYPHPWLLPMEWED; from the exons ATGAGTATAAAAGCCGGTTCGGAGACTGGAAACCCTCCTGCTCTGCACCGGGGCGAACACCGAGCTGCCACACGAGGGTGCGCTGAGGGAACCGACATGAAGTCTGTGAGCGTCTCATCCATCGTGTTCCTGCAGCTGACTCTCTGCGCTGTGCTGCACG GAGCCAAATGGACATACAGTG GGCCAGAAGGAGAGCCCCACTGGTCCAACCATTACCCATTTTGTGGTGGAGCTTTCCAGTCTCCAATCGACATCAAGTCAGATTTGCTGAGGTTCGACCCCAGTTTGCGTCCGATCGAGGTTCATAACTACAACCTGTCGCCCAATGAGCAGCTCACTCTTGGAAATAATGGACATTCTG TGCAGATCTCCCTGCCCTCGAAGATGCACATCTCCAGCCTGCCGCATCGTTACACCGCAGCTCAACTGCACTTCCACTGGGGCTCCTCCGGCCGACCTACTGGATCTGAACACATGGTGAACAGTCGACAGTTCCCAGCCGAG ATGCATGTGGTCCACTTCAATTCAGACAAGTACCCCAACATGTCCATGGCTGTGGACAAATCCGACGGCCTGGCGGTGCTGGGTGTCCTGATCGAG GTTGGTGAGTTCAATCCTGCCTTTGACCAGTTCCTGAAGTTCGTCAATGGGATTAAATACAGAG ACCAGCGAGTGCAGGTACCCGGCTTCAACGTCAGAGCGCTTCTGCCTGCACGCTTGGACGAGTATTATCGCTACGATGGGTCACTGACAACTCCTCCGTGTTACCCTAGCGTGCTGTGGACACTGTTCAGGAACCATGTGACCATATCTCGCAAACAG TTTCAGGCCCTGGCGACGgccctcttctcctcccatgCCCAGGAGTCAGCCCCCGTGCCACTGAACGGCAACTACAGGAAACCACAGCACGCGGACAGCCGAGTCGTCCTGGTTTCCTTTAAGGAGG GCAGAGGACTGCATGCCACTCTTACAGTCACTTCTCCGCTCACGAGGAAGCGAGTcgtccagcagctgctggtcGGCGATTTAGCGGACCTGGCTGACGAAGGGCTCTACCAGCTCCTACCAAGTTTCTCGGAGAAGCTCCATGCTggcaggaagaaagacctcaagaACCAGCAGAGTCAGAGTCTGGCCAAGTCCAAACAATGGACGCTGAATCCCTCCCTGCGGAAGAAGAGCCAAACCAAACAGTCTGTGGGAAAGTTGGGTCTGGCCGAAGACGCACTCTGCTACGTCTCACTGGAGCAGAGAGTTCTCCATCAGCTCCAAAGGTCCCACTCTGAGAACCAGCTGGTTCACACTCTCAGAGATGAAATCTTCCCTAACCTCAACCTCCACAGCTACCTGGACTGTAGGTCAGATTTAGCCATCCCCACCATCAGGCATATTCTCAAGGGACGGCCAACAGACGAGGCGTTTGAGTTGGACCGCTCTCTGACAAAAGCTTTGATGTATTCGAAGAAACCTCACACAGAAACCAAGGAAACAGTGCCAAAGAGAAACCACGGCAGTCTCTCCCCTGCTACTGTTCCCGGGAAACCACACAGCCAGGGCTATCCACATCCTTGGCTTTTGCCTATGGAGTGGGAAGACTAG
- the neil1 gene encoding endonuclease 8-like 1 isoform X1, translating to MPEGPELHLASLYVNKMCNGVVFTGAVRKSEVSKSPEVPFTCEAYRITAASRGKEVKLTLTPVKSEGPEQAAQTEQADLPMDIVFRFGMSGYFRFTTDDELPKHSHLRFYSKETPCRVLSFVDTRRFGSWQPNGTWQPDRGPCIMFEYKSFRENVVSHLSDRAFDRPICETLLNQKYFNGIGNYLRAEILFRLNIPPFVPARTVLEGLGSEDSCESGDCVKKENKKKSPDRAKKQVVKEEAADLLRLCHTVPLEVVNQGGKGYDPEKADYTDFKAWLQCYYVEGMKSIRDHNGRTMWFNGDPGPMAPKDPKSPKAKRKVKKEDDHDYTQKKKVAKSRSESTTKKKVVKQETAAKTPKKEKDARPQEARIKKEKAQSVKVKREATEMARSRKSSPAGVLRRSCRSTRQNSK from the exons ATGCCTGAGGGACCGGAGCTCCACCTCGCCAGCCTCTATGTGAACAAAATGTGTAATGGGGTGGTGTTTACTGGAGCGGTCCGAAAATCTGAAGTCAGCAAGAGCCCTGAGGTGCCCTTCACCTGCGAGGCCTACCGCATCACAGCTGCTTCCAGAGGGAAGGAAGTGAAGCTCACACTGACGCCCGTAAAGAGTGAAGGACCCGAACAGGCAgcgcagacagaacaggccGACCTGCCCATGGATATTGTCTTTCGCTTTGGCATGTCGGGATATTTCCGCTTCACCACAGACGATGAGCTACCCAAACACTCCCACTTGCGTTTTTATTCCAAAGAGACGCCGTGCAGAGTGCTGAGCTTCGTGGATACACGCAGGTTTGGCAGCTGGCAGCCCAATGGGACTTGGCAGCCTGACAGAGGGCCATGCATCATGTTTGAGTACAAAAGCTTCAG GGAGAATgttgtgtctcatctgtccgACCGGGCCTTCGATAGGCCCATCTGTGAAACCCTGCTCAATCAGAAGTACTTCAACGGCATCGGGAACTATCTGAGGGCTGAAATCCTATTCAG GTTGAACATTCCGCCTTTCGTGCCGGCCAGGACTGTACTGGAAGGCCTTGGGTCAGAAGATTCATGCGAAAGTGGTGACTGTGTGAAAAAGGAGAACAAAAAG AAGAGCCCTGACAGAGCAAAAAAACAGGTGGTGAAAGAGGAGGCGGCGGACCTGCTCAGACTGTGTCACACAGTCCCTCTGGAGGTGGTGAACCAAG GGGGAAAAGGCTATGATCCTGAGAAGGCGGACTACACTGACTTTAAGGCATGGCTGCAGTGTTACTACGTGGAGGGAATGAAATCTATCCGGGACCACAATGGCAGAACGATGTGGTTCAAC GGCGATCCAGGCCCCATGGCTCCTAAAG ATCCAAAGTCACCCAAGGCAAAGAGGAAAGTGAAGAAGGAAGACGACCATGATtacacacagaagaaaaag GTGGCCAAGAGTCGCTCTGAAagcacaacaaagaaaaaagtggTCAAACAGGAAACGGCTGCCAAAAcaccaaagaaagaaaaagatgcaCGTCCTCAGGAAGCCAGgataaagaaggaaaaagcacaGAGCGTTAAGGTGAAGCGTGAAGCGACAGAGATGGCACGTAGCAGGAAGAGCAGTCCTGCAG GCGTGCTGAGGCGGAGCTGCAGATCTACCAGAcaaaacagcaaataa